The proteins below are encoded in one region of Paenisporosarcina cavernae:
- the priA gene encoding primosomal protein N' — protein sequence MIAEVIVDIATSAIDRKFDYLVPERYTSVVQVGSRVKVPFGPREIMGFIVGLKEETDVDIQKQKELMDVVDLHPLLTTEMMELAKWVKQDTLCLEIDVLQMMLPAALRSTYEKVVVLEKPDLIKDEELIALFGSKNFFVLPKDIDSTTVKKLKRLADEGILSFETVMKQKTAVKKIAYLELSQDTTIFQQVKEALTANAKKQLALLDKLASENRTSIAMKEITNEWGFTKAVVDQLVQKGIGTITEKEVYREPVDFQSVEKKSPLQMTEEQQIAYEKVLHSFEQHRAETFLLHGITGSGKTEIYLQMIAHALSVGKQAIMLVPEIALTPQMTERFVERFGSQVAVLHSGLSAGEKYDQWRKIHRSEVKVVVGARSAIFAPFENVGVIIMDEEHESTYKQEDSPRYHARDIAIWRSEYHNCPVILGSATPSLESFARAQKGVYTLLTLVNRPKSQPLPPVQIVDMREEMKKGNRSVFSIDLVEAMRNRFSRNEQVVLLLNKRGYSSFVLCRDCGTVMNCPSCDISLTYHRANERMKCHYCAYENPVPTSCPSCQSDHIRFFGSGTQKIEEEIAKLFPAEKMLRMDVDTTRKKGAHASILQAFGNQEASILLGTQMIAKGLDFPNVTLVGVLSADTALFVPDFRAAEKTFQLLAQVSGRAGRHDKEGNVILQTYSPEHYAIQFSKAHDYQGFYRQEMFYRHEGKYPPYTFIGSIIFSHEDLLSVSDYAMKSVQWLRENLPDSVEVIGPSIASISRLQNRYRYQCLLKYRKDEDVGHLLHQLQNVYKTHYMKNGYHLSITKNPSVLM from the coding sequence ATGATTGCAGAAGTCATAGTTGACATCGCTACTTCTGCGATCGATCGAAAATTTGATTACCTTGTTCCAGAACGGTATACGTCCGTCGTGCAAGTCGGGTCAAGAGTGAAAGTACCATTTGGACCGAGAGAAATTATGGGGTTCATTGTTGGTTTAAAGGAAGAAACCGATGTTGATATCCAAAAACAAAAAGAGTTAATGGATGTTGTAGATTTACACCCGTTACTTACCACGGAAATGATGGAGCTTGCGAAATGGGTAAAACAAGACACACTTTGTTTGGAAATTGATGTTCTGCAGATGATGCTTCCAGCTGCACTCCGTTCGACGTATGAAAAAGTGGTAGTTTTGGAAAAGCCAGATTTAATCAAGGATGAAGAATTGATTGCGCTTTTCGGATCAAAGAATTTTTTTGTTCTACCTAAAGATATCGATTCTACAACTGTGAAAAAGTTAAAACGTTTAGCAGACGAAGGCATCCTTTCATTTGAAACCGTGATGAAACAAAAAACAGCAGTGAAAAAAATCGCGTACTTAGAGCTGTCGCAGGATACCACGATTTTTCAACAAGTGAAAGAAGCTTTAACAGCAAACGCGAAAAAACAACTTGCATTGTTAGATAAATTAGCTTCAGAAAATCGCACGTCGATTGCGATGAAAGAAATAACGAATGAATGGGGATTTACGAAAGCGGTAGTAGACCAATTAGTGCAAAAAGGAATCGGCACTATTACCGAAAAAGAAGTGTACCGGGAGCCAGTGGATTTCCAATCCGTTGAAAAGAAATCTCCTCTTCAAATGACCGAGGAACAACAGATTGCCTATGAAAAAGTGCTGCATTCGTTTGAGCAGCATAGAGCAGAAACGTTTCTATTACACGGAATTACTGGTAGTGGAAAAACGGAAATATACCTTCAAATGATTGCACACGCTTTGTCAGTAGGAAAGCAAGCGATTATGTTAGTACCCGAAATTGCCTTAACACCTCAAATGACAGAGCGTTTTGTTGAACGATTTGGCTCTCAAGTTGCCGTCTTGCATAGCGGACTTTCTGCTGGGGAAAAATACGATCAGTGGCGGAAAATTCATCGGTCGGAAGTGAAAGTGGTCGTAGGTGCTAGATCTGCAATTTTCGCACCCTTTGAGAATGTCGGCGTCATAATTATGGATGAAGAACATGAATCTACCTATAAGCAAGAAGATTCTCCAAGATACCATGCAAGAGATATCGCTATATGGCGTAGTGAATACCATAACTGTCCAGTAATACTAGGTAGTGCTACTCCTTCGTTGGAGTCATTTGCCAGGGCTCAAAAAGGCGTTTACACATTATTAACGTTAGTGAATCGGCCTAAATCGCAACCTTTACCCCCAGTTCAAATCGTCGATATGCGAGAGGAAATGAAAAAAGGTAATCGCTCCGTGTTTTCTATCGACTTAGTCGAAGCGATGAGAAACAGGTTTTCTCGAAATGAGCAAGTAGTGCTGTTATTAAATAAGCGTGGATACTCTTCGTTTGTATTATGTCGGGATTGTGGTACTGTTATGAATTGTCCTTCGTGTGATATTTCACTCACATACCACAGGGCGAATGAACGGATGAAATGCCACTATTGTGCATATGAAAATCCAGTACCTACATCGTGTCCAAGTTGTCAGAGTGATCATATTCGTTTCTTTGGAAGTGGTACGCAAAAAATCGAAGAAGAAATAGCGAAACTATTTCCAGCGGAAAAAATGCTGCGAATGGATGTCGACACGACAAGAAAAAAAGGGGCACATGCCTCCATTTTGCAGGCATTCGGAAATCAAGAAGCTTCTATATTATTAGGAACACAAATGATCGCAAAAGGACTCGATTTTCCTAATGTCACGTTAGTCGGTGTCCTTTCAGCGGACACAGCATTATTTGTTCCTGATTTCCGGGCAGCGGAGAAAACGTTTCAATTATTAGCGCAAGTGAGTGGTCGGGCAGGAAGACATGATAAGGAAGGAAACGTTATTTTACAAACGTATTCTCCAGAACATTATGCAATCCAGTTCTCTAAAGCTCATGATTATCAAGGTTTTTACAGACAAGAAATGTTTTATCGGCACGAAGGAAAATACCCACCGTATACGTTTATCGGTTCGATTATTTTCTCACATGAAGATTTACTTTCTGTAAGTGACTACGCGATGAAATCCGTTCAATGGTTAAGAGAAAATCTTCCTGATTCTGTGGAGGTAATTGGTCCTTCGATTGCCTCGATCAGTCGGTTGCAAAATAGATATCGGTATCAATGTTTGTTAAAATACAGAAAAGATGAGGATGTTGGTCACCTTTTACACCAACTCCAAAACGTGTACAAAACACACTACATGAAAAATGGATACCATTTGTCCATTACAAAAAACCCTTCAGTGCTAATGTAA
- the fmt gene encoding methionyl-tRNA formyltransferase, whose translation MTSIIFMGTPSFSVPILNRLVEEGYQITHVVTQPDRPFGRKKVLTAPPVKEAALLHGIPVLQPEKLRGSKEERQIIDAKPDLIITAAFGQLLPKDILDTPSLGCINVHASLLPLYRGGAPIHQAVMDGQEKTGVTIMYMAEKLDAGDIISQDSLPILEEDTTGSMFEKLSTLGADLLLQTLPSILTKTNARTKQNELEVTYARNISRDQERINWSSSSRDIFNQIRGLNPWPGAYTTKEEVPVKIWASELSSKSSTLQVGCIVEVEKDRIIVQTGNSETIAITELQPSGKKKMSAEAYLAGVGAKLSIGDKFE comes from the coding sequence ATGACATCAATTATCTTTATGGGTACACCGTCGTTTTCCGTTCCAATTCTTAATCGTCTCGTAGAAGAAGGCTATCAAATTACACATGTTGTCACACAACCTGACAGACCATTTGGTCGCAAAAAAGTGTTAACAGCCCCTCCTGTAAAAGAGGCGGCTTTGCTACATGGAATTCCGGTCCTTCAACCTGAAAAGTTAAGAGGATCGAAAGAGGAACGGCAAATCATTGACGCAAAACCTGATTTAATTATCACAGCAGCATTTGGTCAGTTACTTCCAAAGGACATTTTAGATACTCCTTCTTTGGGATGTATTAATGTGCATGCTTCTTTATTGCCATTATATCGTGGTGGTGCTCCTATTCATCAAGCTGTCATGGATGGACAAGAAAAAACAGGTGTAACGATTATGTATATGGCAGAAAAATTAGATGCAGGAGATATCATCTCACAAGATTCACTTCCGATTTTAGAAGAAGATACGACGGGATCTATGTTTGAAAAGTTAAGCACATTAGGTGCTGACCTATTACTTCAAACATTGCCATCTATTTTAACGAAAACAAATGCACGGACGAAACAAAACGAGTTAGAAGTGACGTATGCTCGCAACATTTCAAGAGACCAAGAACGAATCAATTGGTCGTCATCTTCGAGAGATATTTTCAATCAAATTAGAGGATTGAATCCTTGGCCAGGGGCATATACAACTAAAGAGGAAGTTCCTGTGAAAATTTGGGCAAGTGAACTGTCTTCGAAATCATCTACTTTACAAGTAGGTTGCATTGTAGAAGTTGAGAAGGACCGAATCATTGTGCAGACTGGAAACAGTGAAACAATTGCCATTACAGAATTGCAGCCGTCAGGAAAGAAAAAAATGAGTGCTGAAGCATATCTTGCAGGAGTTGGCGCTAAGTTATCGATTGGAGACAAATTTGAATGA
- the rsmB gene encoding 16S rRNA (cytosine(967)-C(5))-methyltransferase RsmB has product MSKKTTKIWRGNVRDAALSILLSVEKNQSYSNLLLHQTIETYDISDQDRALLTELTYGCIQRKLTLDYFLEPFVKGKLESWVRLLLHLSIYQLVYLDRIPNHAIVHESVEIAKKRGHKGVAAVVNGILRSILREGVRSIEEIDDENLQLSIASSHPLWLVERWVKQFGYEKTAEMVHTNNVPPVQTVRVNLMKTTPDVVIQAFQEEGIEVEQSRFVPECLYVMKGSIAKTDLFKHGFVTIQDESSMIPSLLLDVEKDNRILDMCAAPGGKTTHIAERLNATGSLTSVDLHAHKVKLIDEQVQRLELDNVHTIVANSKELSDILEEESFDRILVDAPCSGLGVIRRKPDIKYTKQASDFDSLHVTQLQLLDEASRLLRPEGRLVYSTCTIEATENNETVQAFLAKHPEMELLKDVALPESLTRFYSDGMMQLFPQDLNSDGFFIAVFRKKGVSQ; this is encoded by the coding sequence ATGAGTAAAAAAACCACGAAAATTTGGAGAGGGAACGTACGAGATGCGGCATTATCGATTTTACTCTCAGTGGAGAAAAATCAGTCGTATAGCAATCTCCTGCTTCATCAAACAATCGAAACGTACGACATCTCTGACCAAGATCGTGCTTTATTAACAGAACTGACGTATGGTTGTATTCAGCGGAAATTAACACTTGATTACTTTCTTGAACCATTTGTAAAAGGGAAATTAGAATCGTGGGTTCGCTTGCTTCTCCACCTTTCGATTTATCAGCTAGTATATTTAGATCGAATCCCCAATCATGCGATTGTGCATGAGTCTGTGGAAATCGCAAAAAAACGTGGACATAAAGGAGTAGCTGCTGTCGTAAATGGTATTTTGCGAAGCATATTAAGAGAAGGTGTCAGAAGTATTGAAGAGATTGACGATGAAAACTTGCAGTTATCGATCGCTTCTAGCCATCCACTTTGGCTTGTGGAACGATGGGTGAAGCAGTTTGGCTACGAGAAAACAGCAGAAATGGTGCACACTAATAATGTCCCACCCGTTCAAACTGTTAGAGTAAACTTGATGAAAACCACACCAGATGTAGTGATTCAAGCATTTCAAGAAGAAGGCATTGAAGTGGAACAAAGTAGATTTGTTCCCGAGTGTCTATATGTGATGAAAGGATCGATTGCAAAGACCGATTTGTTTAAACATGGTTTTGTGACGATTCAAGACGAAAGTTCCATGATTCCTAGTTTGCTTTTAGATGTTGAGAAGGATAATCGTATCCTAGACATGTGCGCAGCACCAGGAGGGAAAACAACGCATATAGCAGAAAGATTGAATGCCACTGGTTCTCTCACTTCTGTTGACTTGCATGCACATAAAGTAAAACTAATTGACGAACAAGTGCAACGATTGGAACTTGATAATGTTCATACAATTGTAGCAAATAGTAAAGAATTATCGGATATACTAGAAGAGGAATCGTTTGATCGAATTTTAGTCGATGCTCCTTGTAGCGGTTTAGGAGTTATTCGAAGAAAACCAGATATAAAGTACACCAAACAAGCATCTGATTTTGACTCTCTTCATGTCACACAATTACAGTTGTTAGACGAAGCATCTCGACTTTTACGACCTGAGGGTCGATTAGTATATAGTACATGCACCATTGAAGCCACGGAAAATAACGAAACGGTCCAGGCATTTTTAGCAAAACATCCTGAGATGGAATTACTCAAGGATGTTGCATTACCAGAAAGTTTGACAAGGTTTTACTCTGACGGAATGATGCAATTATTTCCGCAGGACCTCAACAGTGACGGATTCTTTATCGCTGTGTTTCGAAAAAAAGGAGTTTCTCAATAA
- the rlmN gene encoding 23S rRNA (adenine(2503)-C(2))-methyltransferase RlmN yields the protein MEETKVEQTNVEETKVVRKKKEKPNLKESIYSLLPEELEQWLTERGHKAFRANQLYDWLYVKRVDSFDEMSNLPATLREELKASFLVKTLETIIQQTSADGTIKFLFQLQDGYSIETVLMRHEYGNSVCVTTQVGCRIGCSFCASTLGGLKRNLLGGEIVEQVVRVQKALDETSERASHVVIMGIGEPLDNYDAMMSFLKVINHKKGLNIGARHITVSTSGIIPKIYQFADEQLQINFALSLHAPNSELRSRLMPINKAYKLPDLMEAIRYYTDKTGRRVSFEYGLFGGVNDQVEHAEELAKLIKDVKCHVNLIPVNYVPERDYVRTPRNQIFAFEKTLKKHGVNATIRREHGSDIDAACGQLRAKERKQETE from the coding sequence ATGGAAGAAACAAAAGTAGAACAAACAAACGTAGAAGAAACGAAAGTAGTACGTAAGAAAAAAGAAAAGCCGAATTTAAAAGAATCGATTTACTCTTTATTGCCAGAAGAATTAGAGCAATGGCTTACAGAAAGAGGACATAAAGCATTTCGTGCGAACCAATTATACGATTGGTTATACGTAAAGCGTGTCGACAGTTTCGACGAAATGTCTAATCTTCCCGCAACGCTTCGGGAGGAATTAAAAGCATCATTTTTAGTGAAAACATTAGAAACAATTATCCAACAAACTTCTGCAGACGGAACGATTAAATTCCTTTTCCAATTGCAAGATGGCTATTCGATCGAAACAGTATTAATGCGTCATGAATATGGGAATTCAGTTTGTGTCACGACACAAGTAGGTTGCCGTATCGGCTGTTCCTTCTGTGCTTCTACTTTAGGTGGGTTAAAACGAAACTTACTTGGAGGAGAAATTGTAGAGCAGGTAGTGCGAGTTCAAAAAGCGTTAGATGAAACGTCTGAAAGAGCAAGTCACGTTGTCATTATGGGAATTGGGGAACCATTAGACAATTATGACGCAATGATGAGTTTCTTAAAAGTGATTAATCATAAAAAAGGATTAAATATTGGTGCTCGTCATATTACGGTCAGTACTAGTGGGATTATTCCAAAGATTTATCAGTTTGCAGACGAACAGCTACAAATTAATTTTGCGTTATCTTTACACGCACCGAATTCTGAGTTACGTTCTCGTTTGATGCCGATTAATAAAGCATACAAATTACCTGACTTGATGGAAGCAATTCGTTACTATACTGACAAAACTGGTAGACGTGTGAGTTTTGAGTATGGTTTGTTTGGTGGCGTGAATGACCAAGTAGAACATGCAGAAGAATTAGCAAAATTGATTAAAGATGTAAAATGTCATGTAAATCTTATTCCAGTAAACTATGTACCAGAGCGTGATTATGTCCGTACACCGAGAAATCAAATTTTTGCATTTGAAAAAACGTTAAAAAAACATGGGGTAAATGCAACGATTCGTCGTGAACATGGTTCCGACATCGATGCAGCGTGTGGTCAACTTCGAGCGAAAGAGAGAAAGCAAGAAACGGAGTGA
- a CDS encoding Stp1/IreP family PP2C-type Ser/Thr phosphatase, with translation MNFTVLSDIGKKRKINEDRANVFVRSDFVHMAIVADGMGGHAAGEVASEMAISYLEQAFHSAEATSFSSEEQVLEWLTTKVEEINSTIYTHSLTHEECNGMGTTLLVLILSKDMKILCHVGDSRAYGLVDHSLTQLTKDHSYVNILLEHGEISEEEAENHPQKNFIVRSLGTEKKIQSDIIPLTNQPFTRLLLCSDGLSNKLSDSELLYYLNSSETLETIAQALVNRANELGGEDNITLVILDIETEVSATC, from the coding sequence ATGAACTTCACAGTTTTGTCAGACATAGGGAAGAAAAGAAAGATTAATGAGGATCGTGCGAATGTTTTCGTACGATCTGATTTTGTACATATGGCAATTGTCGCAGATGGCATGGGGGGGCATGCTGCTGGAGAAGTTGCAAGCGAAATGGCGATTAGTTATTTAGAACAGGCATTTCATTCAGCAGAAGCCACCTCTTTTTCATCAGAAGAACAAGTCTTAGAATGGTTAACAACAAAAGTGGAGGAGATTAACTCGACCATTTATACCCATTCTTTGACACACGAAGAATGTAATGGGATGGGTACGACTTTATTAGTACTTATTTTGTCAAAAGACATGAAGATTCTTTGTCACGTAGGAGATAGCCGTGCATATGGCTTAGTAGATCATTCGTTAACGCAATTAACGAAAGATCATTCGTACGTCAATATATTATTAGAACATGGTGAAATAAGCGAAGAAGAAGCAGAAAATCATCCTCAGAAGAACTTTATTGTTCGCTCACTTGGAACAGAGAAAAAGATTCAAAGTGATATCATTCCGTTAACTAATCAACCTTTTACGCGATTGCTTTTGTGTTCTGATGGACTAAGTAACAAGCTTTCGGATAGCGAATTACTTTACTATCTAAACTCTTCTGAAACGTTGGAAACGATTGCACAAGCTCTTGTAAATCGTGCGAATGAATTAGGTGGAGAAGACAATATTACACTCGTCATATTAGATATAGAGACGGAGGTGAGTGCAACATGTTAA
- the pknB gene encoding Stk1 family PASTA domain-containing Ser/Thr kinase — MLIGKRISDRYKIMEMIGGGGMSNVYLAHDMILDRDVAIKILRYDFSNEEDLHRRFQREALSATSLHHPNIVNIYDVGEDGDLHYLVMEYVKGATLKQFIHENAPISAYESVEIMLQLTSAIEHAHQNQIIHRDIKPQNILMDDHHHVKITDFGIAMALSATSFTQTNSVLGTVHYLSPEQARGGMATKKSDVYALGIVMYELLTGQLPFSGESAVSIALKHLQNETPSVRAVRPEIPQSLENIIMKATAKDPLHRYKTVLEMEADLKTALSADRMNEKPFVLPFDDGATKAMPIIKEPKKAESLTDTKKVPTYNEPEIVPATPKKKKIWPWILGILGFLVVAFLLVLLAFPDLFGPTKLEVPDVKNMTYEEAVAELEDLGFTIGPKSEEPSAELEEGRVIRSIPEAGKIRTEGTKVSLFVSTGKETMAFPSYIGENIDQVMSLLSNQNFESIDTESVFSDEPEGTILQQEPSADEEIIPEETDVLFQVSKGPDLRTVIDLTEYNEKALKDYAKSSGFRINIVEENYSDSIPAGSVISQKPEAGTTVAPGSTIEVVVSKGPQEKATKTYIQTITIPYEPETDGDEQEVKIYIQDQTRSLAEPAEEFTMTEDTQKRLQLVIVEGQDAVYRIVRDNTIIDEQTIAYEDL, encoded by the coding sequence ATGTTAATTGGTAAGCGTATTAGTGATCGTTACAAAATTATGGAGATGATTGGCGGAGGTGGCATGTCGAATGTTTACCTTGCTCATGACATGATTTTGGATCGAGATGTTGCGATTAAAATCCTTCGATATGACTTTTCGAATGAGGAAGACTTACATCGGCGGTTTCAACGAGAAGCGTTATCTGCAACAAGTTTGCATCATCCAAACATCGTCAATATATATGATGTCGGAGAAGATGGAGATCTCCACTACTTAGTCATGGAATACGTCAAAGGTGCGACGTTAAAACAGTTTATCCATGAAAACGCACCGATTAGTGCTTATGAATCAGTGGAAATTATGCTTCAACTCACATCCGCTATAGAACATGCGCATCAAAACCAAATTATTCATCGAGATATAAAACCGCAAAACATTTTAATGGACGATCATCATCATGTGAAAATAACCGATTTTGGTATAGCAATGGCACTTAGTGCAACGTCTTTCACACAAACAAATTCCGTTCTAGGAACCGTTCATTACCTTTCGCCGGAACAGGCCAGAGGTGGAATGGCAACGAAGAAGTCGGATGTTTATGCACTAGGTATTGTAATGTATGAATTACTGACAGGTCAATTGCCGTTTTCAGGCGAATCTGCTGTTTCAATTGCCCTGAAACATCTTCAGAATGAGACGCCATCTGTCCGTGCTGTTCGCCCAGAAATTCCACAAAGTCTTGAAAATATTATTATGAAAGCAACAGCAAAAGACCCCCTACATCGGTATAAAACAGTGCTTGAAATGGAAGCCGATTTAAAAACAGCGCTTTCAGCAGATCGGATGAATGAAAAGCCATTTGTCTTACCTTTTGATGATGGCGCGACAAAAGCGATGCCTATCATTAAAGAACCTAAAAAAGCTGAAAGCCTGACAGATACCAAAAAAGTGCCGACTTATAACGAGCCAGAAATAGTTCCGGCTACACCTAAAAAGAAAAAGATATGGCCATGGATTTTAGGGATTCTCGGCTTTCTAGTGGTTGCGTTCTTACTAGTTTTACTTGCTTTTCCTGACTTATTTGGACCAACGAAATTAGAAGTACCTGATGTCAAAAATATGACCTATGAAGAAGCGGTAGCAGAGTTAGAAGACCTAGGCTTCACTATTGGGCCGAAATCAGAAGAGCCTTCAGCCGAATTAGAAGAAGGTAGGGTAATACGTAGTATTCCAGAAGCTGGTAAAATTCGAACCGAAGGCACGAAAGTGTCCTTGTTTGTGTCAACTGGAAAAGAGACCATGGCCTTTCCTAGCTATATCGGAGAAAATATTGATCAAGTTATGTCGTTACTCTCTAATCAGAACTTCGAGTCAATAGACACAGAAAGCGTCTTTTCAGATGAACCAGAAGGAACTATTTTACAACAAGAACCCAGTGCAGATGAAGAGATTATTCCGGAAGAAACGGATGTCTTGTTTCAAGTAAGTAAAGGACCTGATTTGCGGACTGTGATCGATTTAACGGAATACAACGAAAAAGCGTTAAAGGATTACGCGAAATCGAGTGGATTTAGGATTAATATTGTGGAAGAAAATTATTCCGATTCTATTCCTGCAGGCTCGGTCATTTCCCAAAAACCAGAAGCTGGCACGACAGTTGCGCCTGGTAGCACGATAGAAGTAGTGGTCTCAAAAGGACCACAAGAGAAAGCGACAAAGACGTATATACAAACAATTACGATTCCATATGAACCAGAAACTGATGGTGACGAACAAGAAGTGAAAATATATATACAAGATCAGACACGCTCTCTTGCCGAACCTGCAGAGGAATTTACCATGACAGAGGACACTCAAAAGCGCCTTCAATTGGTCATAGTAGAAGGGCAAGATGCAGTGTACCGAATCGTTCGAGATAATACGATAATTGACGAACAAACGATAGCCTACGAGGATTTGTAG
- the rsgA gene encoding ribosome small subunit-dependent GTPase A: MPTGQIRKAISGFYYVHDGDTLQECRGRGVFRNRGITPLVGDFVEFEKDTDSHGTITHVLERTNALVRPPVANIDQALLVFSLTEPDFHPLLLDRFLVAVESFHVNPIICLTKTDIASESARENVQSYLEDYRRIGYQIVETYKDDASLVANLAPILKDKISVLAGQSGVGKSTMLNTLLPSLELKTAEISEALGRGKHTTRHVELLEIGGGLLADTPGFSSFDFDEMEKEELSSCFPEMRERAEHCKFRGCLHLKEPKCAIKAAVDSGEIPSYRYDHYLQFLEEIMDRKPRY, translated from the coding sequence GTGCCAACAGGTCAAATTAGAAAAGCGATAAGTGGTTTTTACTATGTTCATGATGGAGATACTTTACAAGAATGTCGTGGACGAGGTGTTTTTCGTAATCGAGGAATTACACCATTAGTAGGCGATTTCGTGGAATTTGAGAAAGATACTGATTCTCACGGAACAATCACACATGTATTAGAACGAACAAATGCGTTGGTACGACCACCTGTCGCAAACATTGATCAAGCGCTCTTAGTTTTTTCATTAACAGAACCCGATTTTCATCCGCTATTACTTGATCGATTTTTAGTCGCAGTCGAATCTTTTCACGTTAACCCAATCATTTGTTTAACAAAAACAGATATTGCATCAGAAAGTGCGCGTGAAAATGTTCAATCCTATTTAGAAGACTATAGACGAATCGGCTATCAAATAGTAGAAACTTATAAAGATGATGCTTCGTTAGTAGCGAATTTAGCACCGATCTTGAAAGATAAAATATCGGTGTTAGCCGGCCAATCAGGTGTCGGTAAATCTACGATGTTAAATACACTGCTTCCGAGTTTGGAGTTGAAAACTGCTGAGATCTCAGAAGCATTAGGACGTGGAAAACATACAACTAGACACGTTGAATTGCTGGAGATTGGTGGAGGTCTTCTCGCAGACACTCCTGGTTTTAGTTCGTTTGATTTCGACGAGATGGAAAAAGAAGAACTATCCTCTTGTTTTCCTGAAATGCGAGAGCGAGCAGAACATTGTAAATTTAGAGGATGTCTTCATTTAAAAGAACCAAAATGTGCCATTAAAGCAGCAGTCGATTCTGGAGAAATTCCATCTTATCGTTACGATCATTACTTGCAATTTTTAGAAGAAATAATGGATAGAAAGCCGAGGTATTAA
- the rpe gene encoding ribulose-phosphate 3-epimerase, with protein MIKLAPSILAADFSKLGQEVKEVEQAGADWIHIDVMDGHFVPNISFGAVVMDAIRPLSKLPFDVHLMIENPDQYIEQFAKAGADYITVHVEACPHLHRTIQLIRSYGVKPGVVVNPHTPIESIFPILEDIDLVLLMTVNPGFGGQSFIPSVVKKIKQLSDEINDKGYAVEIEIDGGINEETIVPCVEAGATVFVAGSAVFNQKNRAQALSKIREAGEKAEKS; from the coding sequence ATGATTAAATTAGCACCTTCTATACTTGCAGCTGACTTTTCAAAGTTGGGACAAGAAGTAAAAGAAGTGGAACAAGCAGGAGCAGATTGGATTCATATCGACGTAATGGACGGACATTTTGTTCCGAATATTTCTTTTGGAGCTGTCGTTATGGATGCAATTCGACCGCTTTCAAAGCTTCCTTTTGACGTTCACTTAATGATTGAAAATCCAGATCAATATATTGAACAGTTTGCAAAAGCAGGAGCAGATTATATTACGGTTCATGTGGAGGCATGCCCTCATTTACATCGAACGATTCAGTTAATTCGCTCCTACGGTGTAAAGCCTGGAGTCGTGGTAAATCCTCATACACCAATTGAATCTATTTTTCCCATTTTGGAGGATATTGATCTAGTTTTATTAATGACAGTAAATCCAGGTTTCGGGGGCCAATCGTTCATTCCGAGTGTCGTGAAAAAGATTAAACAATTAAGCGACGAGATAAACGATAAAGGCTATGCGGTTGAAATTGAAATTGATGGTGGAATTAATGAAGAAACTATTGTTCCATGCGTAGAAGCAGGAGCAACTGTTTTTGTCGCTGGTTCTGCTGTATTTAATCAAAAAAACCGTGCGCAAGCGCTGAGTAAAATTCGAGAAGCGGGAGAAAAGGCAGAAAAATCATGA